Proteins encoded by one window of Cylindrospermum stagnale PCC 7417:
- the tumA gene encoding antitoxin TumA, with translation MRKQTIQYTSPLDALVAVTKRLSVYENQQKMDSEEFFYQYNQGILSDDSLFIEWANDYRHYLELRQELEQRLNYAA, from the coding sequence CGTAAACAAACAATTCAATATACATCACCATTAGATGCCTTAGTTGCTGTTACCAAGCGACTGAGTGTGTATGAAAATCAGCAAAAAATGGATTCTGAAGAATTTTTCTATCAATATAATCAAGGCATATTATCAGATGATTCCCTATTTATAGAATGGGCAAACGATTACCGTCACTACCTTGAGTTGCGTCAGGAATTAGAGCAAAGATTGAATTATGCTGCCTAA
- the tumE gene encoding toxin TumE: protein MLPNILSDYLNQLEQAVLLYSDVYVERYEEENLTPNRANLRIRLRFNQTHLLEINEAIIVADNQLEFLDYRYYFQNAHNHLIFRYDSTPHFPDLPNFPHHKHLQDEVISSEKPDIAQVLQEANELLI from the coding sequence ATGCTGCCTAATATTTTATCTGATTACCTCAATCAACTTGAGCAGGCAGTTCTTCTGTACAGTGATGTTTATGTTGAACGATATGAAGAAGAAAATTTGACTCCAAACCGAGCTAATTTAAGAATTCGATTGCGTTTTAATCAGACACATTTACTAGAAATCAATGAAGCTATCATAGTCGCAGATAATCAATTAGAATTTCTCGATTACCGTTACTATTTTCAGAATGCACATAATCACCTAATCTTTCGCTATGATAGCACACCTCACTTTCCTGATCTGCCCAATTTTCCCCATCATAAACACTTGCAGGATGAAGTTATTTCATCTGAAAAACCTGATATTGCTCAAGTTTTGCAAGAAGCAAATGAATTATTAATTTAA
- a CDS encoding inorganic diphosphatase has product MDLSRIPAQPKLGIINVLIEIAGGSKNKYEFDKELGAFALDRVLYSSVQYPYDYGFIPNTLADDGDPLDGMVLIDEPTFPGCVIAARPIGFLEMIDGGDRDEKILCVPDKDPRYAQVKSLKDVPPHRLEEIAEFFRSYKNLEKKVTQILGWQDVEQVRPLVEKSILAYTQR; this is encoded by the coding sequence GTGGATTTATCCCGTATTCCAGCCCAACCTAAACTGGGTATAATCAATGTGCTGATTGAAATTGCGGGCGGGAGTAAAAATAAATACGAATTTGATAAGGAATTGGGAGCTTTTGCCCTAGATAGGGTACTTTATTCCTCAGTACAGTATCCTTATGACTATGGGTTTATACCTAATACCTTGGCTGATGATGGTGATCCCCTGGATGGTATGGTACTAATTGATGAACCAACTTTTCCAGGTTGTGTGATTGCTGCACGACCAATCGGCTTTTTAGAGATGATTGACGGTGGCGATCGCGATGAAAAGATTCTTTGTGTTCCCGACAAAGATCCGCGCTACGCTCAAGTAAAATCCTTGAAAGATGTACCCCCCCACCGCTTGGAAGAAATTGCCGAATTTTTCCGCTCTTATAAAAATTTGGAAAAAAAGGTAACTCAAATTCTCGGTTGGCAGGATGTTGAGCAAGTCAGACCCTTAGTAGAGAAGTCTATCCTAGCTTACACTCAAAGATAA
- a CDS encoding anthranilate phosphoribosyltransferase family protein, producing MSNVFREFIQKVGSGNHTAENLTRAEAATATKMMLLGEATPAQIGAFLIAHRIKRPTGEELAGMLDAYNELGPKLQPIAASQRVIVLGIPYDGRTRTAPISQITALLLAAAGQPVVMHGGDRLPTKYGLPLIEIWQGLGVDWTALTLAKTQQVFEQTKIGFVYPPKHFPLTNTLWEYRDQLGKRPPLATMELIWCPYAGDAQMIAGFVHPPTEAMFQVALELHKVTKFTFVKGLEGSCDLPRDRTAIIGLSSAAMSQELERLHLVPREYGFTTKNVPLGSTQELLDLLPDVLAGKSTELMQTALWNGGFYLWQSGISPDMRGGIAKAAELFSSGAVAAKLQELSLYVNLVSTSIQI from the coding sequence ATGAGCAATGTATTTAGGGAATTTATCCAGAAAGTAGGCAGTGGAAACCATACAGCAGAAAATTTAACCCGTGCTGAAGCGGCCACAGCTACCAAAATGATGCTGCTGGGTGAAGCGACACCAGCCCAAATCGGGGCGTTTTTGATTGCCCACCGCATTAAACGTCCCACAGGGGAAGAGTTAGCGGGAATGTTAGATGCATACAACGAACTGGGGCCAAAACTGCAACCGATCGCTGCTTCGCAACGGGTGATAGTTTTAGGTATTCCTTATGATGGCAGAACACGCACCGCACCAATTAGCCAGATTACAGCTTTACTGCTAGCCGCTGCTGGACAACCAGTGGTGATGCATGGTGGCGATCGCTTGCCGACAAAGTATGGATTACCCCTAATTGAGATTTGGCAAGGGTTAGGGGTAGATTGGACTGCTTTAACATTAGCCAAAACTCAGCAAGTATTTGAGCAAACAAAAATCGGCTTTGTTTATCCACCAAAGCATTTTCCCTTAACTAACACGCTTTGGGAGTACCGCGATCAACTAGGCAAGCGTCCACCATTGGCAACAATGGAGCTAATTTGGTGTCCTTATGCTGGGGATGCTCAGATGATTGCCGGCTTCGTCCACCCGCCGACAGAAGCGATGTTTCAGGTAGCTTTGGAGCTGCATAAAGTCACAAAATTCACCTTTGTCAAGGGATTGGAAGGTAGTTGCGACTTACCACGCGATCGCACCGCGATCATTGGCTTATCTTCAGCAGCGATGTCCCAGGAGTTAGAACGCTTACATTTAGTCCCCCGTGAATATGGCTTTACAACCAAGAACGTACCCCTTGGCAGTACTCAAGAACTATTAGACCTCTTGCCGGATGTATTAGCTGGTAAATCAACAGAATTGATGCAAACAGCCTTGTGGAATGGCGGGTTTTACCTCTGGCAGAGTGGCATTTCTCCAGATATGCGCGGGGGTATAGCCAAAGCCGCAGAATTATTCTCTAGTGGTGCGGTAGCGGCTAAACTCCAAGAACTCAGCTTATACGTAAATTTGGTTTCAACCAGCATCCAAATTTAA
- a CDS encoding aspartate ammonia-lyase, which yields MTDNSDFRIERDSMGDRQIPGSAYYGIQTLRAMENFPISGLKPLPTYVDACLIIKKATAIVNGELGCIPQDISVAIVKATEEILSGKLRDQFVVDVYQAGAGTSHHMNVNEVLANRALEILGEEKGNYKRVSPNDHVNYGQSTNDVIPTAIRIGGLLALAHTLHPALEKAIASLETKAIEFQDIVKSGRTHLQDAVPVRLGDNFQAWAQILTEHQNRIYTASGDLMVLGLGGSAAGTGMNTHPLYRARVVEILSQLLETPLEPAPHLMAAMQSMAPFVNVSGALRNLAQDLVKISHDLRLMDSGPKTGFKEIQLPPVQPGSSIMPGKYNPVMAEMTSMVCFQVMGYDNAIALAAQAGQLELNVMMPLIAYNLIHSIEILGNTIAALTERCILGITANRERCLAYAEGSLALVTALNPHIGYLNAAAVAKESLETGKSLRQIVLERGLMDAAELATVLNLEQMSGILPLMSESDKVD from the coding sequence ATGACTGATAATTCTGATTTTCGCATTGAACGGGATTCGATGGGCGATCGCCAAATTCCTGGTAGCGCTTATTACGGAATTCAAACTTTGCGGGCGATGGAAAACTTCCCCATTAGTGGACTCAAGCCTTTGCCCACTTACGTAGATGCTTGTTTGATTATCAAAAAAGCCACCGCCATCGTTAACGGTGAATTAGGTTGTATTCCCCAAGATATCAGTGTGGCGATTGTCAAAGCAACTGAAGAAATACTTTCTGGGAAGTTGCGTGATCAATTTGTTGTGGATGTTTATCAAGCTGGTGCGGGAACTTCTCACCACATGAATGTTAACGAAGTTCTGGCAAATCGGGCGCTGGAAATTCTCGGTGAGGAAAAGGGGAATTACAAGCGGGTTAGCCCTAATGATCATGTTAACTATGGGCAGTCTACTAATGATGTGATTCCGACAGCAATTCGCATCGGTGGCTTATTGGCCCTTGCTCATACATTACACCCAGCTTTAGAAAAGGCGATCGCATCCTTAGAAACAAAAGCGATCGAATTCCAAGATATCGTCAAATCTGGCAGAACTCACCTCCAAGACGCTGTACCAGTGCGTTTGGGCGATAATTTTCAGGCTTGGGCGCAAATTCTCACAGAACACCAAAACCGCATTTACACTGCTTCTGGAGACTTGATGGTGTTGGGTTTGGGCGGAAGTGCAGCGGGAACAGGAATGAATACCCATCCTCTATATCGTGCCCGTGTGGTGGAAATTCTCTCCCAATTGCTGGAAACGCCCCTAGAACCTGCGCCCCACCTGATGGCGGCCATGCAAAGTATGGCACCTTTTGTCAATGTTTCCGGGGCTTTGCGGAACTTAGCCCAGGATTTAGTCAAAATATCTCACGACTTGCGGCTGATGGATTCGGGGCCAAAAACTGGTTTTAAAGAAATTCAATTGCCCCCGGTGCAACCCGGTTCCTCAATTATGCCAGGGAAATATAACCCGGTGATGGCAGAAATGACATCAATGGTGTGTTTTCAGGTGATGGGATACGATAATGCGATCGCCCTTGCTGCCCAAGCTGGACAATTAGAATTGAATGTAATGATGCCGCTGATTGCCTATAACCTAATTCACAGTATCGAAATTCTCGGTAATACGATCGCCGCCCTCACCGAACGCTGCATACTCGGAATTACCGCCAACCGAGAACGCTGTTTAGCTTATGCAGAAGGTAGTTTAGCTTTAGTTACCGCCCTCAATCCCCACATTGGTTATCTCAATGCTGCGGCTGTGGCTAAAGAATCTTTAGAAACAGGTAAATCTCTGCGGCAGATTGTTCTAGAACGCGGGCTAATGGATGCAGCAGAATTAGCAACAGTGTTAAATTTAGAACAAATGAGCGGGATTTTGCCTCTCATGTCAGAATCGGACAAAGTTGACTAA
- a CDS encoding MBL fold metallo-hydrolase, whose amino-acid sequence MSNFELSSGSQSYVTEKLTPLPSSPIGEFIVQFWGVRGLIPTPSNNTSRYGGNTACVEMDVAGKRLIFDGGTGLRILGKTWQQAQKPIEAHLFFTNCQSNRIQGFPFFAPAFMAENRFHIYGTAASNGASIKQCLCDQMLQPHFPYPLQVMQSELKFYNLTAGNAVGLDDVTITTALVNQNQRSVGYRVSWQDYSVAYITDLYNRVEQGERSQILQMIQDADLFIANATYTPPTAHNHESADLLWQTAVDLAQSAGVKRLVISHHHPDDHDDFLDHVQAEVKSVFPKALLAHEGLILPVK is encoded by the coding sequence ATGTCAAATTTTGAGCTGTCGTCGGGTTCCCAAAGCTACGTAACTGAGAAGCTAACGCCCCTGCCAAGTAGCCCAATTGGGGAATTTATCGTGCAATTTTGGGGTGTCCGTGGTTTGATTCCCACCCCAAGCAACAACACCAGCCGCTATGGTGGGAATACTGCTTGTGTAGAAATGGATGTAGCCGGGAAACGCTTGATTTTTGACGGGGGCACTGGCTTACGCATTCTGGGTAAAACTTGGCAGCAAGCACAAAAACCAATAGAAGCCCATCTGTTTTTTACCAACTGCCAATCAAATCGCATCCAAGGGTTTCCGTTTTTTGCTCCCGCATTTATGGCGGAAAATCGCTTCCACATTTATGGCACTGCGGCATCGAATGGTGCTTCAATTAAACAATGCTTGTGCGATCAAATGCTCCAGCCACACTTTCCTTACCCTTTACAGGTGATGCAGTCTGAATTGAAGTTCTACAATTTGACTGCGGGCAATGCGGTGGGGCTAGATGATGTGACGATTACAACGGCATTAGTTAATCAAAATCAGCGGTCAGTTGGCTATCGCGTATCTTGGCAGGACTATAGTGTTGCCTACATCACTGATTTGTACAATCGTGTTGAGCAAGGGGAGCGATCGCAGATTTTACAGATGATTCAAGACGCTGATTTGTTTATTGCCAACGCCACCTACACTCCCCCGACAGCTCATAACCACGAATCGGCTGATTTACTCTGGCAAACTGCGGTGGATTTGGCACAAAGCGCTGGCGTGAAAAGGTTAGTTATTTCTCACCACCACCCGGATGATCATGATGATTTTCTTGACCATGTTCAAGCTGAGGTTAAGTCAGTCTTTCCCAAAGCATTGCTAGCTCATGAAGGTCTGATATTACCTGTTAAATAA
- a CDS encoding DUF362 domain-containing protein, whose product MQTQKPSVSLIRATSYEREALRESLETLLEPLGGIGAFVKKGDRVLLKPNLLTSSRPTKECTTRPELVYAIAQMVIEVGGKPFLGDSPAFGSAKGVATANGYLPLLEELNLPIVEFHGQRYQTVSDNFNHLLLCKEAIEADVVINLPKVKSHMQLTLTLGVKNLFGCVPGKMKAWWHMEAGKDANRFAEMLVETARTINPNLTILDGIIGHEGNGPSGGEPRQLGVLAAASDVFALDRAMLEILQVPPAQVPTVAASQRLGICPELADIEFPNLSPDLLQIEDWQLPDKLMPIDFAMPRVIKSTFKHLYIRFIKEPMSTYSKR is encoded by the coding sequence ATGCAGACTCAAAAACCATCTGTCAGTCTTATCCGGGCTACATCCTACGAACGAGAGGCTTTGCGGGAATCTTTAGAAACGCTGCTAGAACCTTTGGGGGGAATTGGGGCTTTTGTGAAAAAAGGCGATCGCGTCTTACTCAAACCTAATCTGCTCACAAGTTCCCGTCCCACTAAAGAGTGTACCACCCGCCCCGAACTGGTTTATGCAATTGCTCAGATGGTAATTGAGGTTGGCGGTAAACCATTTTTAGGCGATAGTCCCGCTTTTGGTAGCGCTAAAGGAGTAGCAACAGCCAATGGCTATCTACCCCTTTTAGAAGAACTCAATCTGCCAATTGTCGAGTTTCATGGCCAGCGTTACCAAACTGTCAGCGACAATTTTAATCACCTGCTGCTGTGCAAAGAAGCGATAGAAGCAGATGTAGTGATTAACCTCCCCAAAGTTAAATCTCATATGCAACTGACATTAACTTTGGGCGTAAAAAACCTCTTTGGTTGCGTCCCTGGCAAAATGAAAGCTTGGTGGCACATGGAAGCAGGGAAAGACGCCAACCGATTTGCCGAAATGTTAGTAGAAACTGCCCGAACAATTAACCCAAATTTAACCATTTTAGATGGCATTATTGGTCATGAAGGCAATGGTCCTAGTGGCGGTGAACCCCGTCAATTAGGGGTTTTGGCAGCAGCATCAGATGTATTTGCCCTAGATCGGGCCATGCTAGAAATCCTCCAAGTCCCTCCTGCACAAGTTCCTACCGTTGCCGCTTCCCAAAGATTAGGCATTTGTCCAGAACTGGCTGATATTGAGTTTCCTAACTTATCTCCCGACTTACTACAAATAGAAGATTGGCAGCTACCAGATAAGTTAATGCCCATCGATTTTGCCATGCCCCGCGTGATTAAGTCTACCTTTAAGCATCTCTATATCCGTTTCATTAAGGAACCAATGAGTACTTACAGTAAACGCTAG
- the panD gene encoding aspartate 1-decarboxylase, with amino-acid sequence MQRTLLLAKIHNCTLTAANLHYVGSISIDQVLLKKAGILPYEQVQVVNNSNGERFITYAIPAPPNSGAIELNGAAARLGITGDRLIIMTYGQLTLEELKNYSPTVVIVDEKNQPLEVRRYDDLLSKL; translated from the coding sequence ATGCAACGCACTCTCCTTTTGGCAAAAATTCATAACTGCACCCTCACGGCAGCGAATCTGCACTACGTTGGCAGTATTAGTATTGATCAAGTCCTATTGAAAAAAGCTGGCATCTTACCCTATGAGCAGGTGCAAGTAGTGAATAATTCTAATGGTGAGCGCTTTATCACCTATGCTATCCCGGCTCCACCCAACTCAGGGGCGATTGAATTAAATGGAGCTGCGGCACGTCTAGGCATTACAGGCGATCGCTTGATTATAATGACTTACGGGCAGTTGACTCTGGAAGAGTTAAAAAATTACTCTCCTACTGTTGTCATTGTGGACGAAAAAAACCAGCCTTTGGAAGTACGGCGCTACGATGATCTGCTCAGTAAGCTCTAA